From Streptomyces asiaticus, one genomic window encodes:
- a CDS encoding class I adenylate-forming enzyme family protein: MTATEDAMYEADSAALDELPAGARVVIRLPGGHRLANVLIGCFDRGLVAVPLHPRAGDADLAAGAARVAATAVVDVHGVRPTGLPDAHPTPEAPALIMFTSGSTGPQKGVVLSRRAVLGNARRTAVLHGITPDRPHGTCLPLYHCNALVMSLLGTHLTGTPLTLHPAFDPAGYFAALDASGARTASIVPALLADLVEAAPAWPDRLDYLITAAAPLTADLARRFHSRYGPRLRQGYGLTEAVNFSFTMPLLDDTDFRTHYLERTPPVGVPLPGTELHLESGEVWIRTPDLMTGYWQDPRTTAATVTDDGWLRTGDLGELRDGLLVLRGRAGERINRGGEKHHPLDIEHGWRRAGLTGRFAAVAVDEPTLGDDVALVATEQPVPEVRTLYERSPLRPAVVQFGGYRATATGKPQRRAMSRPLAARRLAPARYDRLLRHAAATARHLLDSGTDDPALRSLAEHTAARHAGTGDDTVLAAYDFLREHWHAPDDAELARAKARWRAKLLAAWPLSVHGELAAELAARHGVEEGPVPWGVETRLDGGALVLLPHGPAPGGPARPLGPLLSFLDVPGSGGADRWEWLSRQRDGGTSLTGCSVLRAGRHDAGGVLWARHPGSGPNEHMGATG, encoded by the coding sequence TTGACCGCCACCGAGGACGCGATGTACGAGGCGGACAGCGCCGCACTCGACGAACTGCCCGCAGGAGCAAGGGTGGTGATCAGGCTTCCAGGCGGCCACCGCCTCGCGAACGTCCTGATCGGCTGCTTCGACCGGGGACTCGTCGCCGTCCCGCTGCACCCGCGGGCCGGGGACGCGGACCTCGCCGCGGGCGCCGCCCGGGTCGCCGCCACGGCCGTCGTGGACGTCCACGGAGTCCGGCCCACCGGACTGCCCGACGCGCACCCGACGCCCGAAGCCCCAGCGCTCATCATGTTCACCTCCGGCTCCACCGGCCCGCAGAAAGGGGTCGTGCTCAGCCGCCGGGCGGTTCTCGGCAACGCACGCCGCACAGCGGTCCTGCACGGCATCACACCGGACCGCCCGCACGGCACCTGCCTGCCGCTGTACCACTGCAACGCACTGGTCATGTCACTGCTCGGCACCCACCTCACCGGCACGCCGCTCACCCTGCACCCCGCCTTCGACCCGGCCGGCTACTTCGCCGCGCTGGACGCCTCGGGCGCCAGGACGGCCTCCATCGTCCCGGCCCTCCTCGCGGACCTGGTCGAGGCCGCTCCCGCGTGGCCCGACAGGCTGGATTACCTGATCACCGCCGCGGCTCCGCTCACCGCCGACCTGGCCCGCCGCTTCCACTCCCGCTACGGCCCGAGGCTGCGTCAGGGCTATGGCCTGACGGAGGCGGTCAACTTCAGCTTCACCATGCCGCTGCTCGACGACACCGACTTCCGCACCCACTACCTGGAGCGGACACCCCCGGTGGGCGTACCACTGCCCGGTACCGAACTCCACCTGGAATCCGGCGAGGTCTGGATCAGAACGCCTGACCTGATGACCGGCTACTGGCAGGACCCGCGCACCACCGCCGCCACCGTCACCGACGATGGCTGGCTGCGGACCGGCGACCTGGGCGAGCTCCGGGACGGGCTCCTCGTCCTGCGGGGCCGCGCGGGCGAGCGCATCAACCGAGGCGGGGAGAAGCACCACCCCCTCGACATCGAGCACGGCTGGCGCCGGGCGGGCCTCACCGGCCGGTTCGCGGCGGTCGCGGTGGACGAGCCCACGCTCGGCGACGACGTCGCCCTCGTCGCGACGGAACAGCCGGTGCCCGAGGTCCGCACCCTGTACGAGCGATCGCCGCTGCGGCCCGCGGTCGTCCAGTTCGGCGGGTACCGGGCGACCGCCACCGGAAAGCCGCAACGCCGGGCGATGAGCCGGCCGCTGGCCGCCCGCCGCCTGGCGCCCGCACGGTACGACCGACTGCTGCGCCACGCCGCGGCCACCGCACGCCACCTCCTGGACTCCGGGACCGACGACCCGGCCCTGCGGTCCCTCGCCGAACACACCGCCGCCCGGCACGCCGGGACCGGGGACGACACCGTCCTGGCCGCCTACGACTTCCTGCGCGAGCACTGGCACGCCCCCGACGACGCGGAACTCGCCCGCGCCAAGGCGCGGTGGCGCGCGAAGCTGCTCGCCGCGTGGCCGCTCTCGGTGCACGGGGAACTGGCCGCGGAGCTGGCCGCCCGGCACGGCGTCGAGGAGGGGCCGGTGCCGTGGGGCGTCGAGACCCGCCTCGACGGCGGCGCACTGGTCCTCCTCCCGCACGGGCCCGCGCCGGGCGGCCCCGCCCGGCCGCTGGGCCCGCTGCTGTCCTTCCTCGACGTCCCCGGCAGCGGGGGAGCGGACCGCTGGGAGTGGCTGTCCCGGCAGCGGGACGGTGGAACATCCCTGACCGGCTGCTCGGTGCTCCGCGCCGGGCGACACGACGCGGGTGGCGTGCTCTGGGCGCGTCACCCCGGTTCCGGACCGAACGAGCACATGGGAGCGACAGGATGA
- a CDS encoding MbtH family protein, whose product MNPFDDPDGTFLVVVNDQNQHALWPTFAPVPDGWHEAHPAAPRDVCLDHIERTWTDLAPGGPTRPADPATG is encoded by the coding sequence GTGAACCCCTTCGACGACCCGGACGGCACCTTCCTCGTCGTGGTCAACGACCAGAACCAGCACGCCCTGTGGCCCACCTTCGCCCCGGTGCCCGACGGATGGCACGAGGCGCACCCGGCCGCACCCCGGGACGTGTGCCTGGACCACATCGAGCGCACCTGGACGGACCTCGCACCCGGCGGCCCGACCCGGCCCGCGGATCCGGCCACCGGCTGA
- a CDS encoding DUF6247 family protein, whose product MTAAPLGSGAVPPMPDRTPKALRAAIAQHAPQLLVDFDRHWRRDIADAYDLAPVPAFMARWWGEYAVSRDPRLEAKVHALEDEADREPDYSRAKALIEEAGNLRRQAAQAEPGQ is encoded by the coding sequence ATGACCGCCGCGCCGCTCGGGTCCGGGGCCGTGCCCCCCATGCCGGACAGGACGCCAAAAGCGCTCCGCGCCGCCATCGCCCAGCACGCTCCGCAACTCCTTGTCGACTTCGACCGGCATTGGCGTCGCGATATCGCCGATGCCTACGACCTCGCGCCGGTCCCTGCCTTCATGGCCCGTTGGTGGGGCGAATACGCCGTCTCCCGCGACCCGCGCCTGGAGGCGAAAGTGCACGCCCTGGAGGACGAGGCCGACCGGGAGCCCGACTACAGCCGCGCCAAAGCCCTCATCGAGGAAGCCGGGAACCTTCGCCGTCAGGCAGCGCAGGCGGAACCCGGCCAGTGA
- a CDS encoding DUF4760 domain-containing protein, with the protein MVFNLVATGLSVVALLVTLYSAVSQAGLQRRSNQLPAYVDLLADFRSVEFHDRYWFVTQRLLAEHDPALGLSGLPDDARRQVYDIVYYYQNIAVLRLADIVDDEMVALLRIRVIKVWDAVAPFVFREREIMGTGGRYLLRGLEDFAHDARRMPHDIIDRLMHVSRTQRTWQRRRAVLRRRAALRQLTAARVPPSAAE; encoded by the coding sequence GTGGTGTTCAATCTCGTGGCCACCGGACTGTCGGTGGTGGCGCTGCTCGTCACGTTGTATTCGGCCGTCTCGCAAGCCGGTTTGCAGCGCCGGAGCAACCAGTTACCGGCGTACGTCGACTTGCTCGCGGACTTCCGCTCGGTGGAGTTCCACGACCGCTACTGGTTCGTGACGCAGCGGCTGCTCGCTGAGCACGACCCGGCACTGGGCCTTTCCGGGCTGCCGGACGACGCGCGTCGGCAGGTGTACGACATCGTGTACTACTACCAGAACATCGCGGTGCTGCGGCTGGCCGACATCGTGGACGACGAGATGGTGGCGCTGCTGCGGATTCGGGTGATCAAGGTGTGGGATGCGGTCGCGCCCTTCGTGTTCCGCGAGCGCGAGATCATGGGTACCGGCGGGCGGTATCTGCTGCGCGGTCTGGAGGACTTCGCGCACGACGCGCGGCGCATGCCGCATGACATCATCGACCGACTGATGCACGTCAGTCGGACCCAGCGCACCTGGCAGCGCCGAAGGGCCGTGCTGCGCCGCCGGGCCGCGCTGCGGCAGCTGACCGCGGCCCGCGTCCCACCCTCGGCGGCGGAGTAG
- a CDS encoding Lrp/AsnC family transcriptional regulator, protein MLGNGLLVVVEECGQESACRLSVFLGLSPSPCLRRVRQLESGGVNAGCHAAADRSAVGCGFHVLLHVEVAAQDTATIGTFESAVTELDEVVHCLRLFGRPDYLFWVAVPDLQTYERFCMAELTGLPGRHEPTRSSL, encoded by the coding sequence GTGCTGGGCAATGGACTGCTCGTAGTCGTCGAGGAATGCGGCCAGGAGTCGGCCTGCCGTCTGTCTGTCTTCCTTGGCCTGTCGCCTTCCCCGTGTCTGCGCCGGGTGCGGCAACTCGAGAGCGGCGGTGTGAACGCCGGCTGCCACGCGGCGGCCGACCGGTCCGCCGTAGGCTGCGGGTTCCATGTGCTGCTGCACGTCGAGGTGGCGGCGCAGGACACAGCCACGATCGGGACGTTCGAAAGCGCGGTCACCGAGCTCGATGAGGTGGTGCACTGCTTGCGGCTGTTCGGCCGGCCCGACTACCTGTTCTGGGTCGCCGTGCCCGACCTCCAGACCTACGAGCGCTTCTGCATGGCTGAGCTCACCGGTCTGCCGGGGCGGCACGAACCAACTCGCAGTTCACTATGA
- a CDS encoding SMI1/KNR4 family protein → MSDDAQRVAAAWGRIETWLREHAAASADVLRPPAGEADIAAAEVAMGVELPAALAAWYRVHDGFDEGHGAGILPSGMAMLPLADLVDEYRIRTRDWEREAGVLPFARTAGDIWSGWYVDARRGEPSYGDLGHWSVDGGDDLYPWGRGGWPLVDWLEEMAAALEEGRCLHRPDGMDDRHDWPVLTGRQGLTWIDPRDPRLFPDGSGPGLRCSPPPTLRLPLD, encoded by the coding sequence ATGAGCGACGATGCGCAGCGGGTGGCCGCGGCCTGGGGGCGGATCGAGACGTGGCTGCGTGAGCACGCTGCTGCTTCGGCCGATGTGCTGCGCCCTCCGGCTGGTGAAGCTGACATCGCGGCGGCGGAGGTGGCCATGGGAGTGGAGCTCCCGGCTGCGCTCGCGGCCTGGTATCGGGTCCACGACGGCTTCGACGAGGGCCATGGTGCTGGGATTTTGCCGTCCGGCATGGCGATGTTGCCGCTCGCTGACCTGGTGGATGAGTACCGGATACGTACGCGGGACTGGGAGCGGGAGGCCGGCGTTCTGCCGTTCGCGCGGACGGCCGGGGATATCTGGTCGGGCTGGTATGTGGACGCGCGGAGGGGCGAGCCCTCCTACGGCGATCTGGGGCACTGGTCGGTCGACGGTGGAGACGATCTGTACCCGTGGGGGCGTGGGGGTTGGCCGCTGGTGGACTGGCTGGAGGAGATGGCTGCGGCGCTGGAGGAGGGCCGGTGTCTGCACCGGCCGGATGGAATGGACGACAGGCACGACTGGCCGGTACTGACCGGCCGCCAGGGACTGACCTGGATTGATCCCAGGGATCCGCGGCTGTTCCCCGACGGGAGCGGACCAGGGCTTCGGTGTAGCCCACCGCCCACCCTCCGCCTCCCCCTTGATTGA
- a CDS encoding DUF2975 domain-containing protein — protein sequence MGQLAVRALRAVLVVVLAGTVFVQALMVWVLVSGSDPEDGSLPLTPLRVITILGMGSAQVALVSVWRLVTMVRRGTVFSHAAFRYVDAVIGAIVAAALLWFAVTALNAPGQRDDPGVTVIMCGVGVAILGVALIVLVLRMLLAQAVARDVEAAEMRAELDEVI from the coding sequence ATGGGACAGCTGGCAGTGCGTGCGCTTCGCGCCGTGCTCGTGGTGGTGCTCGCCGGCACCGTGTTCGTGCAGGCATTGATGGTGTGGGTGTTGGTCAGCGGGAGCGATCCGGAGGACGGGTCGCTCCCGCTGACCCCGCTGCGCGTGATCACGATCCTGGGCATGGGCTCGGCCCAGGTCGCCCTGGTCAGCGTATGGCGACTGGTGACGATGGTGCGACGCGGAACCGTGTTCTCCCATGCCGCCTTCCGGTACGTGGACGCCGTGATCGGCGCGATCGTGGCGGCTGCCCTCCTGTGGTTCGCGGTCACGGCCCTCAATGCGCCGGGCCAGCGGGACGACCCGGGCGTCACCGTCATCATGTGCGGGGTTGGCGTGGCCATCCTGGGGGTCGCACTCATCGTTCTCGTGCTGCGGATGCTGCTCGCTCAGGCCGTCGCGCGCGACGTCGAAGCGGCAGAGATGCGGGCCGAGTTGGACGAGGTGATCTGA
- a CDS encoding helix-turn-helix domain-containing protein, with product MPIVVDIDVMLARRKMSVGDLADRVGITPANLAVLKNGRAKAVRFATLAALCEVLKCQPGDLLRWEAEDAAGE from the coding sequence ATGCCGATCGTCGTCGACATCGACGTGATGCTGGCCAGGCGGAAGATGTCCGTGGGCGACCTCGCGGACCGCGTGGGGATCACGCCCGCCAACCTGGCGGTGCTCAAGAACGGCCGTGCCAAGGCGGTGCGTTTCGCGACGCTCGCCGCGCTCTGCGAGGTGCTCAAGTGCCAGCCGGGAGACCTGCTGCGCTGGGAGGCCGAGGACGCCGCGGGCGAATGA
- a CDS encoding NADP-dependent oxidoreductase — protein sequence MRAVRFHEYGGVETLVVEQVPDPHPGPGEIRIRVAAAGVNPVDWKVRSGAVHEVLPVDLPAIPGRDAVGVVDETGEGVQGVSIGDRVFGLGGVTGATAELAVLSAWAHAPTRWTDEEAAGAGLASVTAMSGLKALGPLRGRTLLVEGAAGGVGSAAVEIALAQGATVIGTASERNHEFLTSLGAVPTTYGTGLAERLATLAPDGVDIVLDTAASGSLADLIAIVGDPARVSTIADYTNAQRLGVRLASAENDSTLLAEAGELGRRGRYTPRIERTYPIERIAEAHAYAERGHTRGKIVVCI from the coding sequence ATGCGCGCAGTCCGATTTCACGAGTACGGCGGTGTGGAGACCCTCGTGGTCGAGCAGGTGCCGGACCCACATCCCGGGCCCGGCGAGATCCGCATCCGCGTCGCGGCGGCCGGCGTCAATCCCGTCGACTGGAAGGTGCGTTCCGGTGCGGTGCACGAGGTGCTCCCCGTGGACCTGCCCGCGATTCCTGGGCGTGATGCCGTCGGCGTGGTCGACGAGACCGGTGAGGGTGTGCAGGGGGTGAGCATCGGCGACCGTGTCTTCGGGCTGGGCGGCGTCACCGGCGCGACAGCGGAGCTGGCCGTGCTCTCGGCCTGGGCTCACGCACCCACCAGGTGGACCGACGAGGAGGCCGCCGGTGCCGGTCTGGCATCGGTGACCGCGATGAGCGGGCTGAAGGCGCTCGGTCCCCTGCGGGGGCGCACCCTGCTCGTCGAGGGCGCCGCCGGAGGCGTGGGCAGTGCCGCGGTCGAGATCGCGTTGGCTCAGGGCGCCACCGTGATCGGGACAGCCAGCGAGCGCAACCACGAGTTCCTCACCTCTCTCGGAGCCGTTCCCACCACCTACGGCACCGGCCTCGCGGAGCGCCTCGCCACCCTGGCTCCGGACGGTGTCGACATCGTGCTCGACACCGCGGCCTCCGGGTCCCTGGCCGATCTCATCGCGATCGTGGGCGACCCTGCTCGCGTGTCGACGATCGCCGACTACACCAACGCGCAGCGCCTGGGCGTGCGTCTGGCCAGCGCGGAGAACGACTCCACGCTCCTCGCCGAAGCGGGCGAACTCGGTCGGCGAGGCCGCTACACACCGCGCATCGAGCGGACCTACCCCATCGAACGGATCGCGGAAGCGCACGCATACGCCGAGCGCGGACACACGCGGGGAAAGATCGTGGTCTGCATCTGA
- a CDS encoding rhodanese-like domain-containing protein, with product MSATIPGSVDVPYPSMAHPGTSMLRTDQERKECLKPVPREQPVIVYCNSGLYAPLVGLSLLAAGYGEVKVYDGGLEEWLSDPHAPVEHRTTPV from the coding sequence ATGTCCGCCACCATCCCGGGCAGCGTCGACGTGCCCTACCCGTCCATGGCGCATCCGGGCACGTCAATGCTGCGGACTGACCAGGAGCGCAAGGAGTGCCTCAAACCGGTGCCCAGGGAGCAGCCCGTGATCGTGTACTGCAACTCCGGTCTGTACGCGCCCCTGGTCGGGCTCAGTCTGCTAGCCGCGGGGTATGGCGAGGTGAAGGTCTACGACGGTGGCCTGGAGGAATGGCTGTCAGATCCCCATGCTCCAGTCGAGCACCGCACCACCCCTGTCTGA